A single genomic interval of Rhododendron vialii isolate Sample 1 chromosome 3a, ASM3025357v1 harbors:
- the LOC131318557 gene encoding ankyrin repeat-containing protein At5g02620-like codes for MSETEEVAKRLYEACLSGSVEMLKTLIEKDPLILDRASSTECFSSDTPLHVAVLRGHLDFTNALLSQKSTLAAELDSRRCTPLHLASTEGHFKIVHELLRVNPKVCIARDQDGRTPLHLAVMKERVEVILELLGAKPFSVHDKLGRGETVLHLSVKYNRPEALKTLVKHLHSKQSSDMESLLNSRDDDGNNILHLAAALKQVNTIEYLLGIKSVKDHANDKNQNGSTALDVVEHCPNRDLKTMEIREFLLQAGVQRSNCDEPKLKPELPSKNPPRTEQKISPFWKWFEVDPHWIEQVHGHLITTAALTATMAYQCIMSPPGGVWQNDKKGSSTVRSYSLADTAEEDDDGHKAGHAILEHRGSYRTFLALNNIVLAGSLGIIMLAMSGFSIRNKFLTWSLVITVYITVTCMGAAYVTAINLVSPEPVLGDILHILFVAWLVLCSVSVAVLHSCHLLVSLWKKTKNMFPQTRRATNNIIV; via the exons ATGAGCGAGACAGAAGAAGTGGCGAAAAGGCTCTATGAAGCCTGCTTGAGTGGGAGTGTCGAAATGTTAAAAACATTGATTGAGAAAGATCCACTCATTCTCGACCGAGCTAGCTCAACTGAGTGCTTCTCCAGTGACACCCCCTTGCACGTAGCGGTATTGCGCGGTCATTTGGATTTCACGAATGCCCTTCTGAGTCAGAAATCAACACTTGCCGCCGAGTTAGACTCGCGACGGTGTACACCCCTCCACTTGGCTTCCACTGAGGGCCACTTCAAGATTGTACACGAGTTGTTACGGGTGAACCCCAAAGTCTGCATCGCTCGTGATCAAGACG GTAGAACCCCTCTTCACTTGGCGGTCATGAAAGAGCGAGTAGAGGTTATATTGGAACTACTTGGGGCCAAACCATTTTCAGTTCATGACAAACTAGGTAGAGGGGAGACTGTGTTGCACTTGTCAGTCAAGTACAATAGGCCAGAAGCTTTAAAGACATTGGTGAAACATCTGCATAGCAAGCAGAGCAGTGACATGGAATCTCTCCTAAACTCTAGAGATGATGATGGCAACAATATCTTGCATCTTGCTGCAGCCCTCAAACAAGTGAAT ACCATAGAGTATTTGTTGGGAATAAAGAGTGTCAAAGATCATGCCAATGACAAGAACCAGAACGGTTCTACAGCTTTGGATGTTGTGGAGCATTGTCCAAACAGAGACCTAAAAACAATGGAAATTCGTGAGTTTCTGTTGCAAGCTGGTGTTCAAAGATCCAATTGCGATGAGCCGAAACTGAAACCCGAGTTACCTTCCAAAAATCCTCCTCGTACTGAACAAAAGATTTCTCCGTTTTGGAAATGGTTTGAGGTCGACCCTCACTGGATCGAACAG GTACATGGCCATTTAATAACGACAGCTGCCTTGACGGCAACCATGGCTTATCAATGTATTATGAGTCCGCCTGGTGGTGTTTggcaaaatgataaaaaaggCAGTTCGACTGTCCGTTCTTATTCCTTGGCCGATACTGCAGAAGAGGATGACGATGGGCATAAAGCGGGACACGCCATTTTGGAACATCGTGGCTCTTATCGTACTTTCTTGGCTCTAAACAACATAGTCTTGGCAGGATCGTTGGGCATTATTATGCTGGCCATGAGTGGATTCTCAATCCGCAATAAGTTTCTAACATGGTCGTTGGTAATCACTGTGTATATCACAGTTACATGCATGGGTGCAGCTTATGTGACAGCAATTAATTTAGTATCCCCAGAACCAGTTTTAGGGGACATACTTCATATACTGTTTGTGGCTTGGCTGGTTCTATGCTCAGTTTCTGTTGCGGTGCTTCACTCATGCCACTTATTGGTATCGCTgtggaaaaagacaaaaaatatgtTTCCACAAACTCGACGCGCTACCAACAATATTATAGTATAA